The genomic segment CGGCAGGCCGAACCCCGGCGCCTCGGCCAGGCGCACGTTCTTGCGGATGATCGTGCCGAACACCTTCGGCCCGAAGTGTTTGCGGATGTCGGACAGTATCTCGTGCGCCAAGCACGTGCGCCGGTCGTGCATGCACGGCAGCACGCCGGTGATCTCCAGGGCCGGGTTGGCCTTGGCCCGCACCAGGTCCACGGTGTGCGTCAGCTTCCCGAGCCCCTGCAGCGCGAAGAACTCCGTCTGGAGCGGGATGAAGATCTCCCGGGCCGCGCACATGCCGTTGATCGTCACGAGCCCCAGTGACGGCGGCGAGTCGATCAGCACGTAGTCGAAGCCGTCCGGCACCTGCGCCAGGCACCTGCGCAGGGCGAACAGCCGGTCGGGCTGGCCGGCCAGCTCGACGGCCAGCCCGGCCATGTCGATGTTGGACGGGATGATGCCCAGCCCCGGCATCGACGTGGCGCGGACGACGTCGCGGACGGTGCTCTCCCCCATGATGAAGGTATAGAGGGACGGCTGGCCGCGTTCGAGTTCGATCCCGAAGTGGATCGACAGGTTGGCCTGCGGGTCGGCGTCGACCATGAGGACCTTCCGGCCCCGTTCGGCCAGGGCGGCGCCGAGGTTGGCCACGGTGGTGGTCTTGCCCACGCCGCCTTTCTGGTTGAGCACGAGGATCTTCCGCATCGGTCGGTCATCCCCGACAGGGTGCACTGGGGTGCGGTTGCCACATGACAGCCCGTACATGAGAGGGCATTCCGGCCGGCCGAATCAAGGCGGCGGATTGCATTCGGCCGCGGCTTCTCGTTACCCTATGATCGGTGCCTCCGGCAGCCCTGCGGGGCGGCCGGGGGTGCCAGATGTCGTATGGCGGTGCATGTCCTTGCGCGCGCGACACTTGGAACAGCGGAACGCAATGGCAGCCGCCGAGGGCCGCCGGCACACGGGCGCGGCGACCTCGGAGGGCGCGCGCCGGAAGCGATGGAGGCGACATGGCGAAAAAGCAGGCCCAAAAAGCCCGAACGCCCCTGACGGCGGCCGACATGGCCCTGCAGCAGCGGGAGATCAGCATCAGCGAGTTCTTCACGAAGAACCGCCACCTGCTCGGCTTCGACAACCCCCGCCGCGCCCTGCTGACCACCGTCAAGGAAGCGGTCGACAACTCCCTGGACGCCTGCGAGGAGTCCGGCACGCTCCCCGAGGTGTCCGTGGACATCCGCCAGACCAACGGCGACGAGCGGTTCACGGTCTGCGTGCGCGACAACGGCCCGGGAATCGTCAAGGAGCAGATTCCCCGCATCTTCGGCAAGCTCCTCTACGGCAGCAAGTTCCACCGCCTGAAGATGAGCCGCGGCCAGCAGGGCATCGGCATCAGCGCCGCCGGCATGTACGGCCATCTGACCACCGGCCGGCCCGTCGCCATCACCAGCCGCACCGCCCCGGACCAGCCGGCCCACTACTACCAGGTCGCCATCAACACGAAGGTGAACGAGCCGGCCATCCTGAAGGAAGCCACCATCGACTGGGAGCACGGCCGCGGCACCGAGGTGGTCATCGAGCTGGAGGGCATCTACCAGCGCGGCCTCTGGAGCGTCGACGAGTACCTGGAGCAGACCGCCACCGCCAACCCCCACGTGCAGATTGTGTACTCGGCCCCGGACGGCAAGCGGACGGTGCTGGAGCGCGCGGCCGACGTCCTTCCGCAGGAACCCCGCGAGATCAAGCCGCACCCGTACGGCATCGAACTGGGCATGCTGATCAAGATGCTGCAGGAGACCGGGTCCAACACCCTCCAGGGCTTCCTCCACAGCGATTTCAGCCGGGTCAGCCGCGCCAACGCCCTGGAGATCTGCCGGCGCGCGGGTGTCTACGAGAACGCCCGCCCGCGCCGAATCGCCCAGCAGGAGGCCGACAGCCTGCTGGCCGCCATCCGCGACACGAAGCTGATGAACCCGCCGATGGACTGCATCTCGCCCATCGGGAAGGACCTGATCGAAGCGGGCATGAGGAAGCACTTCGCGGCGGACTTCTACGCCTGCGTCACCCGGCCGCCGACCGTCTACCGCGGCATTCCCTTCCTGGTCGAGGCCGGCCTCGCCTACGGCGGCGAGATGAAGGAGGGCACCTCGGCCAAGCTCATGCGGTTCGCCAACCGCGTGCCCCTGCTCTACAACACGGGCGCCTGCGTCATCAGCCAGGCCATCGCGCACGCCAACTGGCGCCAGTACGGCGTCGATCAGTCCAACGGCAGTCTGCCGACCGGCCCCCTGCTGATCCTGGTCCACGTGGCCAGCCCGTGGGTGCCCTTCACCAGCGAGAGCAAGGAGGCCATCGCCTCCTACCCCGAGATCGAACGCGAGATCGTGCTGGCCCTGCAGGAATGCGCGCGCGGGCTGCGACGCTACATCAGCGGCCGCCGCCGGCACCTCGAAGAGCAGCGCCGACGCGAGTACATCAGCACGTACATCGACCACATCGGCGAGGCGCTGCAGGAGATCCTGGCCTTCGACGACGGCCGCAAGCGGCTGCTGGTCGAGAACCTGGGCGAGATCCTCAGGAAGGCCCGCGGCGGGTAGCGCGCGCTCAGAACTCCAGCCACTGCGCTCCCACCCACATCATGCCGGCCAGGTCGGCATCGATGTCGGGGTCGTCGCCCGGAGTGTCGTCGGCGAAAACGTTGGTGTCCTGGTAGATGACCAGGCCGCCGGCCACGCCGCCCCTGGCCTGCAGGTTGGGCACGTACGGCTCCGAGGCGCCCTTCTTGTACGGCGCGCCCGTCCACTCCACCGGCAGCCATGCCACGTGCTTGTCGGCGAACAGGAAGCTGCCGCCTTCGGCCGGATGGTTGTTCTGCCCGAGCCAGAACCCCTTGCCGCTGTCGTCCTCCCAGTAGCCGTGGACGCACTCGTCGCCGTAGACCACGCGCGTCGGCGGGGCGTCGCGAGGGATGGGGGCGCTGCCGGGCCCGGCGCAGTCGTAGAAGTAGCTGGGCGGATACGGCGGCCGTCTCCCGTCCGGCTCGCCGCGCGCGACCCGGGTGCCCGGCGGCACGTCGAAGTGCTCGCAGTTCCGGAAGTCGTTGCCCTCGTCGTTCAGGATCACGACGTCGCCCGCAGCGGGGCACTGGAACAGGTAGGTCTTGGAGGCGTACTCGGGGTAGAGCACGGCCAGGGAGGCGGTGGGATCGGCGCCGTCGGGCCGCTGCGGGCACACGCTCAGGCGCGCCGACGGCCACTCCCCCTGGTGGCCCATCTGGTACATCTCGAAGGCCAGGGCCACCTGGCGGATGCGCCCCAGGCACTTGGTGCGCACCGCCTCGGTGCGCGCCTGATCGAGCATCGGCACGAGCATCGCGCCCAGGATGGCGACGATCACCAGCACGACGACCAGCTCCAGCGCCGTGAATCCGCGCTTCATGCGGCTGCCCTCCCCCCCCGCTGAGTCCAGGAGTGTGAACACGGCACTCCGCACTGCCGACTGTATCCTACCCGTGCCCCCCCGATTGTCAAGGCCGAAAACGCGTGGCGGTCACCGGGGGCGGGGCCGCCCGAACAGGGCCCCATGCCCCAGCGGCCCCGAGCACCGGCCCACGTCCAGGGCCGCCTGCAGGCCGGCCTGCACGGCGTCGCGCGCCCACTCCACGGCGGCGGGCACGGCCAGCCCCCAGGCCAGCCCCGTGGCGATGGCCGCCGAATACGTGCAGCCGGTGCCGTGGCGGTTGGGCGTGGGCACGCGCGGCCGCCGCACCTCCAGGAAGCCGTGCCCGTCGAACAGCACGTCCACCGGGTCGCCGCACAGATGACCGCCCTTGACGAGCACCCAGCGGCAGCCGAACCCGTGCAGACGCCGGGCCGCCTCCTTCATCGTCGGCACGTCCCCGATGCGCATCCCCGTCAGGACCTCCGCCTCGGGCAGGTTCGGCGTCGCCACCTCCGCCAGGGGCAGCATCACGTCGCGCATGGCAGCCCGCGCGTCGTCCTCCAGCAGGTGGGCGCCGCTCTCGGCCACCATGACGGGGTCCACCACGAGCGGCCGGATCGCGTGCACGCGCACGCGGTCGGCCACGGCTTCCAGAACGGGGCGCCCCGCCAGCATGCCCGTCTTGGCCGCGTCGGTGCCGATGTCCTCCAGGACCATGTCGATCTGGTCGGCCACGAACGCGGGCTCCACGGACATGACTCGCCGGACGCCGCAGGTGTTCTGCGCCGTCAGGGCTGTGATGGCGCTGGTGCCGAAGGCGCCGAGGGCGGTGATGGTCTTCAGGTCGGCCTGGATGCCGGCCCCTCCGCCGCTGTCGCTGCCGGCGATGGTGAGCACACGGGGGATCATCTGCGGGGCCGCCTCCTGGGCCGCAACCTTGACAACGGACGGACACACCACTAAGATACCTTCAGCGGATGGGTGCGACAAGCCGCGGCGCTCCCGGGCAGTCTGCAGGGGGTGTGTGCACGCCGGGCCGGCGAGCGGCACGGCGTGTGTCGGCAGTCCCGTCCGATCGCGAGGTTGTTCCTTCCGCCCGACGACTTCCCCCATGCACGAACGGCCCGGGCCGGATCGTGAGAGGTTGACCCACGCATGGCTCTTGTAGTGCAGAAATTCGGCGGCAGTTCGCTGGCCACGGCCGACAAGGTGCTCAACGCCGCACGGCGCGCCGTGGCTGAGTTCGAGGCCGGACACCAGGTGCTGATGGTCTGCAGCGCGCAGGGCAAGATGACCGACGAGCTGATCGAGCGCGCCCGGCGCATCCACGCCGAACCCAGCCGGCGGGAGGTGGACATGCTCCTGGCGGTCGGAGAGCAGATGTCGATCTCGCTGATGGCCATCGCCCTGCACAGCATGGGTTACGAGGCGATCAGCCTGACGGGCGCCCAGGCAGGCATCCGCACCGACAACCTCTTCGGCAAGGCGAAGATCCGGACCATCGACACCTCGCGGGTGCGCCGCGAGCTGGACAAGGGCCAGATCGTCATCGTGGCCGGCTTCCAGGGCGCCGACGAGGAAGGGAACATCACGACGATCGGCCGCGGCGGGTCCGATGCGACCGCCATCGCGCTGGCCGCCGTTCTGGGCGCCGCCCGCTGCGAGATCTTCACGGACGTCGACGGCATCTACACGGCCGATCCGCGGATCGTCTCGAGCGCCGCATGGATCCGGCAGATCGATTACGATGAACTGCTCGAGCTGGCCAGCCTCGGCCTCAAGGCGATGCAGAGCCGGGCGGTGGAACTGGCCAAGCGGCTCGGCGTATCCTTTCGGGTACGTTCGAGCCTGAACAACTCGGAGGGAACCCTCGTGACCCACGTCACCGGCGAAATGGAATTCGTGGACGTGCGCGCGGCCGCCCTGGACCGCAATCAGGCCAAGATCACCATCCGCCACGTGCCCGACACGCCGGGGGTCGCCGCCACGATCTTCAGCGACCTCGGCCGCGAGCACGTCAACGTCGACATGATCGTGCAGAACGTGGGCGAAGGGGGGATGACGGACGTGAGCTTCACCGTGGAACAGACCGATCTGGCGCGGGCGATCCGGGTGACGAGCGCCCTGGCGGAGAGGATCGGCGCAGGGGCGGTGGAGAGCGATGAGGAGGTCGCAAAGGTCAGCGTCGTCGGAATCGGCATGCGCAGCCACAGCGGCGTGGCCGAGAAGATGTTCCGCGCGCTGGCCGAAGCCATGATTAACATCATGATGATCAGCACGTCGGAGATCAAGATTTCCTGCGTCGTGGAGGCCGCGCGCGCCGAAGACGCGCTGCGCGTCGTGCACGATGCCTTCGATCTGAAACAAGGAACGCTGAGTCATCATGGGTAACGGCAACAAGCAGGTCTACGCATACGATACGACGCTCCGGGACGGCTGCCAGGCCGAAGGCGTGAGCCTGACCGTGGAACAGAAGCTGGAGGTCGCGCAGCGTCTGGACGAACTGGGCATCCACTTCATCGAGGGAGGCTACCCGCTCTCCAACCCGAAGGACCAGGAGTTCTTCCACCGCGTCCGCAAGCTCCGGCTCCGCAACGCCCGTGTCGCCTCCTTCGGGAGCACGCGCAAGGCCGCCACGACGGCCGCCGAAGACCGCGGGCTGCGCGCCCTCCTGGACGCCGAGACGGAGGTCGTCGCCATCGTCGCCAAGGCGTGGGATCTCCACGTCGAGAAGGTGCTGCGCACTACACTGGACGAGAACCTGCGGATGGTGGAGGACTCGGTGCGCTTCCTCAAGGACGCCGGGCGCACCGTCATCCTCGACGCCGAGCACTTCTTCGACGGCTACAGGGCGAATCCCGACCATGCCATGAAGGTGGCCGAGGTCGCCGCCGAGGCCGGCGCCGACTGCGTCGTGCTCTGCGACACCAACGGCGGCACCCTGACGGCCGACGTGGCCCGCCGGACGGCCGAGGTCGTCGAGCGGATCGCCTGCAGCGTGGGCATCCACTGCCACAACGACAGCGGCCTGGCCGTCGCCAACTCCGTGGCCGCCGTGCAGAGCGGCGCCGTGCAGGTGCAGGGCACCGTCAACGGCCTGGGCGAACGAGTCGGCAACGCCGATCTCTGCAGCATCATCGCCATACTGAACCTGAAGACGGACTTCCGGTGCATCACCGACGAGCAGCTCCGGAAGCTCACGGAGGTCTCCCGGTTCGTCGACGAGGTGGCCAACCTGATCCCGAACCCCTACCAGCCGTTCGTGGGCAAGAGCGCGTTCGCCCACAAGGGCGGCCTGCATCACGACGCCATGCGCAAGGCCGAGCACTCCTACGAGCACATCGACCCCGCGCTCGTGGGCAACGAGCAGCGTTTCCTGCTGAGCGAACTCTCCGGCCGCGCCAGCATGCTGGCCAAGATGCAGAAGTCCGAAATCACGCAGGACCCCGCCGTCGTGCGGCAACTGCTGGATCGGTTGCAGAACCTGGAGAACGAGGGCTACCAGTTCGAGGCCGCCGAGGCCTCCTTCGAACTGGTCGCCCAGAAGGCGGTCGGCCGCTTCCGGCCGCATTTCGACGTCAGGGCCTACCACATCAGTGTGATCCGTCAGTCCGACGGGTCCGTCATCACCGACGCCACGGTCAAGCTGAACGTCAACGGCACGCCCATGCACACCGCCGCCGAGGGCAACGGACCGGTGAA from the Candidatus Brocadiaceae bacterium genome contains:
- a CDS encoding ParA family protein is translated as MRKILVLNQKGGVGKTTTVANLGAALAERGRKVLMVDADPQANLSIHFGIELERGQPSLYTFIMGESTVRDVVRATSMPGLGIIPSNIDMAGLAVELAGQPDRLFALRRCLAQVPDGFDYVLIDSPPSLGLVTINGMCAAREIFIPLQTEFFALQGLGKLTHTVDLVRAKANPALEITGVLPCMHDRRTCLAHEILSDIRKHFGPKVFGTIIRKNVRLAEAPGFGLPITLYEPECNGAADYRALAAEVVAMEAGAAAPPAAADAAVA
- a CDS encoding DNA topoisomerase VI subunit B, producing MTAADMALQQREISISEFFTKNRHLLGFDNPRRALLTTVKEAVDNSLDACEESGTLPEVSVDIRQTNGDERFTVCVRDNGPGIVKEQIPRIFGKLLYGSKFHRLKMSRGQQGIGISAAGMYGHLTTGRPVAITSRTAPDQPAHYYQVAINTKVNEPAILKEATIDWEHGRGTEVVIELEGIYQRGLWSVDEYLEQTATANPHVQIVYSAPDGKRTVLERAADVLPQEPREIKPHPYGIELGMLIKMLQETGSNTLQGFLHSDFSRVSRANALEICRRAGVYENARPRRIAQQEADSLLAAIRDTKLMNPPMDCISPIGKDLIEAGMRKHFAADFYACVTRPPTVYRGIPFLVEAGLAYGGEMKEGTSAKLMRFANRVPLLYNTGACVISQAIAHANWRQYGVDQSNGSLPTGPLLILVHVASPWVPFTSESKEAIASYPEIEREIVLALQECARGLRRYISGRRRHLEEQRRREYISTYIDHIGEALQEILAFDDGRKRLLVENLGEILRKARGG
- a CDS encoding prepilin-type N-terminal cleavage/methylation domain-containing protein; protein product: MKRGFTALELVVVLVIVAILGAMLVPMLDQARTEAVRTKCLGRIRQVALAFEMYQMGHQGEWPSARLSVCPQRPDGADPTASLAVLYPEYASKTYLFQCPAAGDVVILNDEGNDFRNCEHFDVPPGTRVARGEPDGRRPPYPPSYFYDCAGPGSAPIPRDAPPTRVVYGDECVHGYWEDDSGKGFWLGQNNHPAEGGSFLFADKHVAWLPVEWTGAPYKKGASEPYVPNLQARGGVAGGLVIYQDTNVFADDTPGDDPDIDADLAGMMWVGAQWLEF
- the thiD gene encoding bifunctional hydroxymethylpyrimidine kinase/phosphomethylpyrimidine kinase; translation: MIPRVLTIAGSDSGGGAGIQADLKTITALGAFGTSAITALTAQNTCGVRRVMSVEPAFVADQIDMVLEDIGTDAAKTGMLAGRPVLEAVADRVRVHAIRPLVVDPVMVAESGAHLLEDDARAAMRDVMLPLAEVATPNLPEAEVLTGMRIGDVPTMKEAARRLHGFGCRWVLVKGGHLCGDPVDVLFDGHGFLEVRRPRVPTPNRHGTGCTYSAAIATGLAWGLAVPAAVEWARDAVQAGLQAALDVGRCSGPLGHGALFGRPRPR
- a CDS encoding aspartate kinase, producing the protein MALVVQKFGGSSLATADKVLNAARRAVAEFEAGHQVLMVCSAQGKMTDELIERARRIHAEPSRREVDMLLAVGEQMSISLMAIALHSMGYEAISLTGAQAGIRTDNLFGKAKIRTIDTSRVRRELDKGQIVIVAGFQGADEEGNITTIGRGGSDATAIALAAVLGAARCEIFTDVDGIYTADPRIVSSAAWIRQIDYDELLELASLGLKAMQSRAVELAKRLGVSFRVRSSLNNSEGTLVTHVTGEMEFVDVRAAALDRNQAKITIRHVPDTPGVAATIFSDLGREHVNVDMIVQNVGEGGMTDVSFTVEQTDLARAIRVTSALAERIGAGAVESDEEVAKVSVVGIGMRSHSGVAEKMFRALAEAMINIMMISTSEIKISCVVEAARAEDALRVVHDAFDLKQGTLSHHG
- a CDS encoding citramalate synthase, whose translation is MGNGNKQVYAYDTTLRDGCQAEGVSLTVEQKLEVAQRLDELGIHFIEGGYPLSNPKDQEFFHRVRKLRLRNARVASFGSTRKAATTAAEDRGLRALLDAETEVVAIVAKAWDLHVEKVLRTTLDENLRMVEDSVRFLKDAGRTVILDAEHFFDGYRANPDHAMKVAEVAAEAGADCVVLCDTNGGTLTADVARRTAEVVERIACSVGIHCHNDSGLAVANSVAAVQSGAVQVQGTVNGLGERVGNADLCSIIAILNLKTDFRCITDEQLRKLTEVSRFVDEVANLIPNPYQPFVGKSAFAHKGGLHHDAMRKAEHSYEHIDPALVGNEQRFLLSELSGRASMLAKMQKSEITQDPAVVRQLLDRLQNLENEGYQFEAAEASFELVAQKAVGRFRPHFDVRAYHISVIRQSDGSVITDATVKLNVNGTPMHTAAEGNGPVNALDGALRKALEPHYPALKDMHLTDYSVRVINPKAATQARVRVVIQSADDRRIWGTVGVSENIIEASWQALIDSFEYRLLMEE